In Pyramidobacter piscolens W5455, the genomic window ATTTTCAGCCCTTTCACCTCTATGGGGCGCTCCGCGCCGGACGAGGCGCCGCTTGAAAGCCGTTCGTGGATTTGGATATGGGCCCGGCAGCGCGCCACCAGTTCCGACGGGCTGAAGGGCTTGACCACGTAATCGTCGGCGCCGAGTCCGAGCCCGCGGATCTTGTCCACGTCGTCCTTGCGGGCGGTGACCATGACGACGGGCACGTTTTTGCTCTTTCGCACCTCGCGGCAGATTTCGAAGCCGCTGATTCCCGGCAGCATCACGTCGAGCAGCAGCAACGCGTATTCCTCCGTCCGCGCCAGACGCAGCCCTTCGCGGCCGTCGAAGGCGATCTCCACCGCGAAGCCGTTGG contains:
- a CDS encoding response regulator transcription factor produces the protein MRKILIVEDDRPIAELERDYLEANGFAVEIAFDGREGLRLARTEEYALLLLDVMLPGISGFEICREVRKSKNVPVVMVTARKDDVDKIRGLGLGADDYVVKPFSPSELVARCRAHIQIHERLSSGASSGAERPIEVKGLKILPLSRRVFVGGREVALARREYELLLFLAANPDIVFSRETLFERIWGEDHPGDAATVTVHVNRIRDKIEKDPSRPEYIETVWGAGYRFTAD